AGGACGTCGTAAAGTACATGCTGGGCACGTGACGGGACTGAAGAGGAGAGGATAAAATGTCACCGGCAAAAATCGGCGATACGGTAATGATCCATTACACGGGCACCCTGGAGGACGGCACGGTCTTCGACTCGTCGGAGGGGCGCGTTCCCCTGCAATTCACCCTTGGCGAGGGGATGGTAATACCCGGCTTCGAAACGGCCGTAACCGGGATGAGCCCCACTGAAACCAAGACGGAAAAGATCCCCGCGGCCGAGGCATACGGCCCGTACGTGGAGGACCTGGTGGTAGTGGTCGGGAAAGAGCATCTCCCCGACGACCTCAAACCCGAGGTCGGCCGGCAGCTTGAACTCCACCAGGAGGAAGGGAAGACAACCGTAGTTACAATAACCGAAGTGAACGAAACGAACGTGACGCTGGACGCGAACCACCCGCTCGCGGGTAAGGACCTGACCTTCCGGATAGAACTTGTCGAGATAGCCTGAAAACCCCCTTTATAACAAAAGAACGTCGGGACATAGTCCGGGGTAGCGGGTCGAGCAACTCAGTTGACCGCTTGCTCCTTTCCCAGGACCTCGAACTTCCGGCTTAACCGATTACCTTCCTTATCGACCACCGTAATGCGGTGTATACCCGGGCGGATATCGAATGCCATTTGATGGAAGGTCCGCGTAGAGCCCAGGTACAGGTCATCCAGGTGCCAATACAAGGTGGCGCCTCGGTCGCGATGGACCGCTTCGAAAACGGTTTTGCCCTTTTTTTCGGCAAGGTCGGTTGGAATGTACAGCCGGGTTCCCACGTTCGGGTAGAGAAACCCGATAGGGGCCCTCTTTCCGCTTGCAGCCACGAACTCCTGGCAGTCTTTTCGGTAAGGCGGCAGCGTCCTGTACTCGGGATGCTGCCTGCGGTAATAAAACTCCTGGCCCGGAGGGAGGACAAACCAGGACCGGTGCTCCATATCGGAGACGGATTCGCATATACCATGAACACGCCATGTGGCGTCCTTATCCATGTGCACCAGCCGGTGATAAGGGCTCATCCGTTCGAAGTGACTGTCTATCGGGGCCAGTTGGACTTCCGTCTCACAACCTCCACCTGCAAGATACCCGTCGTCCTTGCAGACCAGGACCTCTTTCAGTGAAGCGTAGGGGGGAGAGAACCATGGGGAGGGCTCCAGCCGGTTGAAGATATCGAATAAAAGCGGCGCGGCGCTCGATAGACCGGTTAAGTCCGGGCGACCCTCACCGCTTGCGTTACCGACCCACACTCCGACCGTATGGCGGCTGGTGCTGCCTATGGCCCAGCCGTCGCGAAGCCCGTAACTGGTGCCCGTCTTCCACGCGATCTTCCGGCTGCTTGAAAAGTTCTTCCAGTGGGTTTCCTCGTAGGGGCGTGTCACTTCCTGCAGGGCATTGAGCGTCAACCAGGCGCCGGCAGGCGTTAGCTCTACAACGCGGTCCGACTCGATGCTCTCCGTCCACAAAAGCTTCGGGTTGCTATAGGTGGTACGGCTCGTTACCGTGGCGCGCTT
This is a stretch of genomic DNA from Thermodesulfobacteriota bacterium. It encodes these proteins:
- a CDS encoding peptidylprolyl isomerase → MSPAKIGDTVMIHYTGTLEDGTVFDSSEGRVPLQFTLGEGMVIPGFETAVTGMSPTETKTEKIPAAEAYGPYVEDLVVVVGKEHLPDDLKPEVGRQLELHQEEGKTTVVTITEVNETNVTLDANHPLAGKDLTFRIELVEIA